The Sphingosinicellaceae bacterium genome includes the window ATCTGGACGATGTCCGCCCCGGCCGCGAACAGGTCGCGGATCTCGGCGTTGACGGCCTCGGCATAGTCGAGCGCCATCTCGCGCAGGCTCGGGTAAAAGTCGTTCTGCGCCTGCTGGGCCATGGTGAACGGCCCGGGCACGGTGATCTTGATGCGCCGGTCGGTGTTGGCGCGCAGAAACGCCACGTCGGCGGCCTCGACGGCATGGCGGCGGCGGATGCGCCCGGTGACGCGCGGCACCGGGTTGGCGTGGCCCGAGCGGTCGAGGGCCGAACCGGGATTGTCGAGGTCGACGCCATCGAGCGCGGTGGCGAAGCGGTTGGAATAGCTTTCGCGGCGCATCTCGCCGTCGGTGATGATGTCGAGCCCGGCGCGCTCCTGGTCGCGGATTGCGATCAGCGTGGCATCGTCCTGGGCCTGGGCGAGATACTCGGGCGCGACCCGCCACAGCTCACGCGCGCGGACCCGCGGCGGAAAGCGACCCGCAAGCTTCTCGCGGTCGATCAGCCAGTCGGGCTGGGGGTAGGAGCCGACCAGCGACGTTGGAAACAGCATGAAACCTCCTCAGGGGCGTCGTTTATTCAGGGCCGTCGTAGGAAATCGCCGCCGCGGCAGCACCGGACAGGATGAAGCCGATCGGACGCTCCGACTCTTCCTGCAGGTGCGCGATCAGGCTGGCGGTGCGCGCCAGAAGCGAAATGCCCTTCAACGCCGCCAGCGGGAAGCCGACATCGAGCATGACGGCCGGAATTGCGCCGTTGACGTTGACCGGCAGGGACCGGCCGATGACGCCCGGCAGGCACTCGCCGATCGCCCGAAGCGCGGCGATGTGCGGGCCCTCGATGCGGTGCTCGGCGGCAAGCTTGAGCAACAGATTGGCGCGTGGATCACCGCCACTGTGCTGGGGGTGGCCGAAGCCCGGGATCGCCTTCTTGTCGGCTCGCAGCGCGCGCACCGAAGTTTCCGCGTCACCGCCGGCAACGACCTCGGCAAGGAACCGTCCAGCGACCTCGGCGCTGCCGAGCACCACCGATCCGCACCCCAGCAGGCCCGCCGCGACGGCACCGTGAAAGGCCTCCGGAGCGGCAGCGAAAGTCATGCGGGTGGCGACGACGCTCGGGACCAGGCCGTGCTCGGCGATTGCCGCGAGAACCGCGTCGGCGAAAAATTTCTGCACCGGCGACGGCGGGGTGCCGGTCACCAGCAGCCAGAAATAGCTGGTGAAATCCATCTTGCCGATGATCTCGCCGCAGAGGTCGTGGCCGCGCACTGTGATATG containing:
- a CDS encoding 5-methyltetrahydropteroyltriglutamate--homocysteine methyltransferase — protein: MLFPTSLVGSYPQPDWLIDREKLAGRFPPRVRARELWRVAPEYLAQAQDDATLIAIRDQERAGLDIITDGEMRRESYSNRFATALDGVDLDNPGSALDRSGHANPVPRVTGRIRRRHAVEAADVAFLRANTDRRIKITVPGPFTMAQQAQNDFYPSLREMALDYAEAVNAEIRDLFAAGADIVQIDEPYMQARPDAAREYGLEAVNAALDGITGQTALHICFGYAAIIHERPTGYSFLPELAGSPVRQVSLETAQSNLDTTVLEELRGKSIILGVIDLSTHDIETAETVAARIRRALPHVDADKVIVAPDCGMKYLPRAVAFGKMQAMAAGAAIVRAEVEGRS
- a CDS encoding citryl-CoA lyase; the protein is MRIGKQDAPYTAICTSDAEHITVRGHDLCGEIIGKMDFTSYFWLLVTGTPPSPVQKFFADAVLAAIAEHGLVPSVVATRMTFAAAPEAFHGAVAAGLLGCGSVVLGSAEVAGRFLAEVVAGGDAETSVRALRADKKAIPGFGHPQHSGGDPRANLLLKLAAEHRIEGPHIAALRAIGECLPGVIGRSLPVNVNGAIPAVMLDVGFPLAALKGISLLARTASLIAHLQEESERPIGFILSGAAAAAISYDGPE